The genomic window TTTCCGACTTCACCGGAACGGGCGGCTGGTCTAGATCCTGCTTGTTAGAGGAGCGGACAGCGGGCGTCCCCTCACGGGATAGCAGAAAGACCAAATTGAGTTCACTCAGATTGGCCACTAGTTCAAGGGCAGTGTCTAGTGAGTCGTAAAGCTTACTAGAAGCTGTACCGACTGCCTCTTCGTAAGGGTTATCAATAATGCTGCTACGTTGGGCTAGGCGTTGCAGCTCAAGAGCCGCTTCGCTGCGGACTAGCAAGCCAGAGGGATCACGCTGAAGCCGCTGCGCTAACAGGCGCATCATGGCGCCATACTCGGTCCGCTCACGCTCATTGGTCAGTACCTGGTAGGCTGGGCTGACCAACTTGGAAAACAGTTGGCTAGCAAAGTCCTTCGTAGCCGCATCACTGGAGCCAAAGCTATCGGGATGGAGACCCTTGGCAATTTTCAGGTAACGTTTACGGATACGAGCAGGATCCGATGTGATTGGAAGTCCCAGGACGGCATAGTGGTCAGGGACGTCAAATTGCGGGAGCCCGCGCTCGATTCGGATGGTGCTGTTGATGATGTGCTGTCCCACAGATTCCATTGCTGGAGAATTGATTTTAGTGTACCTACCTGACGCATGCGATCGATCGCCCGATCGACAGCAGCCTTCAAGGCCTGGTCTTTGCTTTCCAACACCCCGACTAAATCAACAGGTAACAGAGGGCGACCCACCATTGCCAGTCTAGCTCCCCTTTGCCCCTGACTTTGCTGGACCTGCCAAGCTGCAACCGGCTCATCTATCAGGATGGCATCAATTCGACGATTGGTCAGTAGCCTAAGCAATCGCTCCATGTCTCTAGAAGAGAATAGACGAACTGCGTTCCCCCGGTTGCGGTTATACGTTTCTACCACAGCCGCTCCGCCACTGTCAGCAACAACACCTAAGCGCTTGCCGACTAGGCTGCGCAAGCTGGTCAGCTTTTGGGCATCTTCGGTTCGCACTAGCAGCCGTTGGGGGCTACGGTAGTAGGCTTGGGAATCCGTGAATTCACGGTTAGCAATACTGCCTCGTTCTCGGGCGCTGAGAACCAGATCAACGCGATTACGGCGTAGCGCCTCAAGCTGGTCGGTCCAGGGAATATTCACAGGGCGGACTTGAACCCCAAGCTGTTGGGCTAACTGCTGAGCAATGTCCCACTCAAAGCCGTCGTAGTACTCAGTTGTAGGATTCCAAAACATGTATGCCCCTCCAATTGAGGCGTCGACGCCAACGCGCAAGTAACCACGACGCTCCACGGCCTCCAAGCTGTTATCAGAGGCGTTTGCCTCCAGGTTGTACATCAAGGCCAAGGCCGTCAGTCCACCCCCAAATAGGGTCAGAGACGCAAGGACTGGCAGCAGAAGAGCAGATCGGCGCTTGAAGCGTTGCAACATCGTGGTTAAACTCCCAGCCCAACAGTGAAGTTATGGTTTGTAACAGTGTCTTACAGGTACCGTCAAGCTTGATCAATGTCAATCTGAGTCAGACAACCTGAGTCGATTTGGTCAGGGTTCAAAAGGAAAGTTCTGAGTCAGTGGTCTGACTTTGCCAAGCTCCACACTCATAAGCTGATGCAAGTGCCTATTGCTAGCCAGGATGCGGCCAGTGCCTAGCTCCAAAACGCCGCCATCATAAGCACTGACCAGTCCGCCTGCTTCTCGAACCAGAACTACCCCCGCTGCCATATCCCAGGGGGCTAAACCCCGCTCCCAGTAGCCATCTAGACGACCGCAAGCTACATAAGCCAGGTCAATCGAGGCAGAACCACCGCGACGAACGCCTTGGGTCAGATGGGTGAAATGGCAGAACTCAGCGTAGTTATTATCTACCGTCTCGCGGCGGTCATAGGCAAAGCCTGTGACGAGCAGGCTGCGCTCAAGTTGACGGGTTTGAGAAACCTGAATTGGACGACGGTTGCAGCTTGCTCCCAAGCCTGTTGCTGCCCGAAATAGCTCGTTGTGGAAGGGGTCAAAGATCACACCAACCAGAGGCTCTCCCTGAAATAGCAGTCCTACAGATACAGCGCTGAAGGGATACTGGTGGGCAAAATTAGTAGTGCCATCTAGAGGGTCGATAGCCCACAGGAAAGGACTTTCAGCATTGCCAAGGCTACCTGATTCCTCAGCCAAAATTTGATGGTCGGGTACATGTCGCTCAAGCACCCGCAGTACCTCAACTTCTGCCGCCTTATCTGCCTCGGTGACAATATTGTCAGGTTTACCTTTGTCCTCGATTTCACGTAGCTCTCCCCAATAGGACTGAAGGACCGCACCTGCGCTCAACGCTGCTTCAGTTGCGATATCCAGTAGCACTTGGAGCTGATCGCCCTGTGGTGCAAGGGGGGAGGAGTCGGCTTTGATAGAGCCCATTTGTAACGGCGTTTGTAACAAACGTACTCAGTTTACGTGGCTAAGGGACGGAGGCAACGTGTTGGCGCAGTGCCTCGATAATTTGTAAGTTCGCCTTCGGAAAGGGGTATTGATCTAGGTCTGCCAAGCTGACCCAGTGAATTTCTTCGCATTCGAGCGGTTGAGGCTCCCCGCCCAAATAGCGACAGTGGTGGACCATCAGGCTAACGGAAAAGTGGGTGTAGGCATGCTCCACTGTGATCAGGTGGTCGCCTACAGCAATGTCTATAGCTAGTTCTTCTTGGATCTCACGGTGGATGCATTCTTGCACCGTCTCTCCGAGTTCCAACTTGCCACCTGGAAATTCCCAGAGTCCCCCTAGAAGACCCTCAGCGCGGCGTTTGTCAATCAAAATCTGGTCACCTTTCCAGATCACGGCAACGCCGATGCGCTTGTGAGGACGTTCAGGTTTGGCTTCGCTCATTGGGATCTCCTGTTGCACTCCAGCATTGTACGCAGCACAGTAACGTCTCCAAGGGCAAAGTAGACAGGCTGGAGCGCGAGGCGTGCAGATCGTGGCGCCCAGGTCCATCACAGCCTGATTGAAGTCGCGGGCTCGTTCAGGATCTAGCAGGCTCTCAGACAAGGTCCAAAGCTGGTTCAAGGCCTTACTAGGGGGCACTTCTAGTGCCAACAGGCGAGCTAGAACCCGTTTGACGTTGCCATCCAAGATAGCGACGGGTAGGTTAAAGGCTGCACTTAGAACACCCCCTGCCGTAGTGCGACCGATACCGGGGAGTGCGACTGCGTCGGCAAGCGTTTTGGGGAACTCACCACCTTGTGCAACCAGCACTCGGGCACAACGGTGGAGATTTCGAGCCCGAGCATAGTAACCTAGCCCCTGCCAGAGCTTGAGCACGGTTTGAAGATCGGCGGTAGCCAGATCTTGCACAGTGGGCAAGGCTTGGAGCCAGCGCTCGTAGTAGGGAATTACAGTCTTAACTTGAGTTTGCTGGAGCATGATTTCGGAGATCCAGATCGCATAAGGATCTCGGGTGCGTCGCCAGGGCAAATCCCGACCCTGCTCGGCATACCAAAGTAAGAGGCTGGTTCGCAGCTCGTTGAGATGATTTCGGAGAAAGTCTAAATGGTTCAAAGCAGAGGGAAGGTTGGCGCAAGCAGGCGCCAGACGGGAAACCTTTCGATGATGATCAGGTCTCTGTGTAAGGGGGCTCTGACTTGCATGGGCAGTCATTGCTTCAGACACGGGGGCATTCACTCAAGCCAGTCGCTAGTCGCTAGACTTTGAGCAGGTAGCCCCCTGGAGCGCTGCTCAAAATTGTATCTACCTACGCCCTATCGTGAGCGCTTACCCCAACCATGTCTACTTTGTATCCGGGTGGTTCGCTTGTCAGCTTCAGTCAAGGTGCTTATGGCAGTCTGACGCTTAACGAGAAGATCAGCCAGCTTCCTAGTACAGAGTTTGCTGGAATCTTGGACCAGATGACCCGCGAACTGGAACATTTTCAACGGGCAATTGAATTCATCGGCCATGAAGAACTTGATAATTTATTAGGGCAGATCTTAGAAGCATTCACGCTCAAAATCGGCAAAATTCTCAAGGCTGAGCGAGTCACAATTTTTCTAGTAGATCGAGAGCGGGGCGAACTAACTTCTAAAGTTGCTGAGGGCACCACTGATGGCATTCGAATTCCTTACAATGCTGGGATCGCTGGTTATGTAGCTTGTACAGGAGATTGTCTAAACATTACCGATCCCTATAGTGATCCCCGATTTAATCGCGAGATTGACGATAAACATAATTTTAAGACGCGCAGTATTTTATGCATGCCCATCTTCAGCAAATCGGATCCAGATGTGCTGAACGTGCCGGGGGAAGCCAATCAGCCTGATTCTCATCCGGTGCCGGGTTTAGTAGCTGTTGCTCAGCTGATCAATAAAATTGGTGATGATTATTTCGTTCAAGAAGATGAAGAAGAGTTCAGTTCTTTTGCCCACAAAATTGGGGTCATTCTAGAGAGCTGTCAGGCGTTTTATATGGCTGCGCGAGCACAGCGCGGCTTCCAAGCCTTGATGCAGGCAACCCTGTCCCTTTCGCAGCAGGGATTGGACCTGAATAAAACCTTGGACACGGTGATTGAAGAAGCCCGCAAGCTAATGAAAGCCGATCGGGGGACACTGTTTTTGCTTGATGAAGAGCATCAGCAACTATGGGCACCCAGAGCGCGCGACCAAGCTGGTAATCTGTTTGAAATCCGCATTCCTCACAATGCGGGAATTGCAGGTCATGTGGCATCTACCGGTGAAACTCTCAACATTGCTGATGCCTATGCCGATAGCCGTTTTGATCCCTCTACTGATAATCGCTCGGGCTACCACACGCGCAATATCTTATGTATGCCAGTCTTTAGCTCTACTGCTCAAACTAAGAATGGCAGAAAAAAAGTTGTTGCTGTAACTCAATTACTCAATAAAGAGAACGGTCCCTTTACCAATGCGGATGAAGAATTACTGTCCACGTTTAGTATTCAGGCTGGAGTGGCTCTAGAGAACGCTCAACTATTTGAGACTATTAAGCAAGAGAAGCAGTACCAACTCGATATCCTGGGCAGCCTTTCTGATGCAGTGATCTCGACCGACAAGCAGGGTTATATCGAAACGGTTAATCCCAGTGCTTCAGAGTTGCTGGGCTTAAAGAATGAGACCACAATCGGTCTATCGATCGCTGAAGTGATTGAGTTACGAACCAATGATGGTCAAGTCAGCACCATCCTCGATACCTGGTTTGCAGCCGATCCCGACACCCGGATCCGTCAATATCACCCTGAGCAAACCTTAGGCACCCGTAGTGTCCACGTTACGCTTAGCCCATTGAAAACGACTCAAGGTCGCGTGCGCGGTGGCCTAGTCGTAATGGAGGACTTCAGCCAGGAGAAGCGGATGAAAACGGCTCTGGTACGCTACGTGAGCCAGAGTGTAGCCGATCAACTCCTCAAGCAAGGCGCAGATGCCCTGATGAAAGGGGAGCGGCGCACCGTGACCGTTCTGTTCTCGGATATTCGGGATTACACTCGGCTGACCGAGACGATGGGACCAGACGAAGTGGTTTCAATGCTGAACGCCTACTTCGATCGCATGGTTGATGCCGTGATGTTGGAAGAGGGAACGCTCGACAAGTTCATCGGCGATGCAGTGATGGCAGTGTTTGGAGCGCCTCTGGCAATGGCAGACCATGCTTGCAGAGCCGTTAAGGCTGCACTGCGCATGCGAGCGCATCTTCGAGAGTTTAACCAGGAACGGGTTCAAGCTGGTAAATGCCCAATTCGAATCGGCATTGGCTTGAGTTCCGGTGAGGTGGTTTCTGGTGACATTGGCTCTCAGAAGCGAACTCAATACACAGCGATTGGGGACGGAGTCAACCTCAGCTCTCGCTTAGAAAGTGCCAGCAAAAACTATGGCTGTGACATTGTCTTGAGTGAGTACACTTACCAAGACTGCAAAGACATTGTTCAGGTTCGCGAATTAGACCGGTTAGTTGTGAAGGGCAAAACCCAAGCCGTTACCATCTACGAATTGCTTGGCGCTCCTGGAGAACCCTTAAGCAAACCCGCTGTCTTTTTAGATGCCTATTTTGATGCCCGCCAGCTCTATCTTCGGCGACAGTTTGATCAAGCCATTCAGGCCTTTGAACAGGCCCAACCACTCTGTCCAGAAGACAAAACAGTAAAGCTTTATCTAGACCGTTGCCAATATTTCCTAGCCAATCCGCCCAGTGAAGATTGGCAGGGCGAATGGATTATGACTGGCAAGTAAGATCCCCCAGTTCAACCGGTCTAGCTCAAGCTGACCTAGTTTTTATCTGCTCTAGTTTTTATCTCAAAGTTCTTGAATTCAAGACTTAGGTCCAAGGCACCTGGATGGTCGTTGCCTTAGCTAACTTCTTCGCGCCCTAGTGCACAGTGAGTAATCCCCACAACTCCTGCAGGGTCAAAACAGGCGCAACTGAGTTGGTCTGCACTTAGATACTTTTAAGACACTTCCGCTAGCAATCATGAATTGGTTTGGACTCAACATCATCAATATCAGGAGGTGCCCGAACTCGTCACTTGTCCTACCTAATAGAGCACAGCCTATCCTGTCATTAAGATTGCTTCTCAAAAAACCAAGAACCATACTGACAGCGAGGCGATTAAATGTTTGAGAATATTCTCTTGTAATCACATGCGAACTCAATGGGAAAGTCTGCTCCAGAATCTGGGGCAATGGCAGGGCTCTTTTATGCGTCTCTCGGCGCAGGCAGAACTTCTGGAGGACATCCCCAGCCTGGTTAGCCTAGAGGGCTTAAATGACAACAACACCATCCGGCAAACAGTGCGGCGATTCTTACCTGATGCGGCGGGCAAACTAGAGCCACAAGATAAAGTTTTTGAATACAGCTCACTCAATCGGGCCACACTGTTCTTCGAAAATGGCGCCTTTTCTCAAGGATCAATTCAGTTAGCTCCTTTTGCCGAGTTCGGAGCAGAGTTTGGCTTCATTGAGGGTGAGCGTCGCCTGCGTCTGGTCCAACTGTTTAACCCAGACGGTGAGCTTCAAGGCTTCACCCTGATTCGAGAAAAACAGCTGGATACTAATGTCTCAGAACGTCCTGCCCTAAGGGTCGAAGACCTGCTAGGGGAATGGCATGGAGAAGCTGTTAGCTTGTACCCCGATTTACGCTCACCAGAGACCTATCCGACCAAGTTGCGACTCGAACGGGAGGGTGATCAGCTGAGCCAGCAGTTGACTTATCCAGGTGGGGAAATCAATTCCACCGCCAGAATCGAGGGCAATATACTGCGCTTTGAGCAGGGCTCCCAGCCCATCCAGGTGTTATTGCTGCCAGATGGGGCTTCGTCCACCACTCCTTTGCGCGTAAAAGTAGGACAACCGCTGTTTTTAGAGGCTGGTTGGCTGCGCCAATACAATATTCGCCAGCGCATGGTACGCAGCTATGACACCAGAGGTGGCTGGACGAGCCTGACCCTGGTAACTGAGCACAGACGGAACTAGAACAGAGTCAACTCTGGCTGCTAGCTGTTAGCCCTTGGCTGGCTGTTGACCGACGCCAAATGTTTCATCGCCTCTTCGCGGATGCGATTGAGGATGTTGTAAAAGCCATTGGCGCGGGACGCGGATAGGCTTTGGACAATGCCAGACTCTTTGAAGGGTTCGGGTGGCACGCTCAGCACCTCTTCCGGGGATAGGCCATTGAAGCCCTCTACCAGAATCGCCACCACACCACGGGTCGTCAGGGCATCGGCAGCAGCTAAATAGTGCATCTTGCCGTCTTGCAGCTCAGAGGTGATGAACACATTAGAGACGCAGCCCGGAACCTTCGTCTCATCCGTCTTCAATTCAGCAGGCATCGGCGCAAGACGCTTGCAGTAGTAGATGATGGCCTCGGTACGAGTCCTGTCATCCGGGAGCCGCTTGAAGCGGTCTAGAACTTTCTCAAGAAATGGAGGAAGCATGGGCAACAGCCAGGCGGCTCTCAGTAAGCGGCTCGAATTATGTCTGAGTCGTTACAAATATCCTAACAGCAGAGCACTGTGGTGAACCTGATTCGAGATGTAGATGCTCACTTTAATGCCCAGCTCGTTCCAAATCCCAATCTGAATATTAGCCAACCGCAAGCAGAGCTTTGTAAATTCTTTGTTATAGAATTTTGAGCGTAAAAGCTATCGTAAGTTCGGCAGCCCCACGGGATTTCCAAGGGGGCCTGTCCAAAGCGATGGATAGTGATCATCGAGAGGAAGACCATTGACCTACGAACTCCCCCCTCTACCCTACGATTACAAGGCTCTAGAGCCCTATATCTCGTCAGGCACGCTCGAGTTTCACCACGACAAGCACCACGCTGCTTATGTGACTAACTACAACAAGTTGGTTCAGGACGCGGGCCTGGCTGAGCACCCGATTGAAGAAGTGATTAAGGTATCCTTCAAAGATCCATCGAAGGCTGGCATTTTCAACAATGGTGCTCAAGCCTGGAACCACACGTTCTACTGGAGCTCTATGAAGCCCGGTGGGGGTGGCACACCAACCGGTCCCCTAGCTGACAAAATCAACGCTGACTTTGGCAGCTTCGATAAGTTCAAGGAAGAATTCAAAGCCGCTGGTGCTACTCAGTTTGGCAGTGGCTGGGCTTGGTTGGTGTTGGATAACGGCACACTCAAAGTCACGAAGACCCTAAACGCTGAGAACCCAATTGCTCAGGGTCAAACACCCCTGTTGACTATGGATGTTTGGGAGCACGCCTACTACCTCGATTACCAGAACAAGCGACCCGACTACATCGCGACCTTCCTGGATAACCTGATCAACTGGGAGTTTGCCAC from Leptolyngbya sp. FACHB-261 includes these protein-coding regions:
- a CDS encoding SufE family protein, giving the protein MLPPFLEKVLDRFKRLPDDRTRTEAIIYYCKRLAPMPAELKTDETKVPGCVSNVFITSELQDGKMHYLAAADALTTRGVVAILVEGFNGLSPEEVLSVPPEPFKESGIVQSLSASRANGFYNILNRIREEAMKHLASVNSQPRANS
- a CDS encoding transporter substrate-binding domain-containing protein, coding for MLQRFKRRSALLLPVLASLTLFGGGLTALALMYNLEANASDNSLEAVERRGYLRVGVDASIGGAYMFWNPTTEYYDGFEWDIAQQLAQQLGVQVRPVNIPWTDQLEALRRNRVDLVLSARERGSIANREFTDSQAYYRSPQRLLVRTEDAQKLTSLRSLVGKRLGVVADSGGAAVVETYNRNRGNAVRLFSSRDMERLLRLLTNRRIDAILIDEPVAAWQVQQSQGQRGARLAMVGRPLLPVDLVGVLESKDQALKAAVDRAIDRMRQVGTLKSILQQWNLWDSTSSTAPSESSAGSRNLTSLTTMPSWDFQSHRILLVSVNVT
- the mutY gene encoding A/G-specific adenine glycosylase is translated as MNHLDFLRNHLNELRTSLLLWYAEQGRDLPWRRTRDPYAIWISEIMLQQTQVKTVIPYYERWLQALPTVQDLATADLQTVLKLWQGLGYYARARNLHRCARVLVAQGGEFPKTLADAVALPGIGRTTAGGVLSAAFNLPVAILDGNVKRVLARLLALEVPPSKALNQLWTLSESLLDPERARDFNQAVMDLGATICTPRAPACLLCPWRRYCAAYNAGVQQEIPMSEAKPERPHKRIGVAVIWKGDQILIDKRRAEGLLGGLWEFPGGKLELGETVQECIHREIQEELAIDIAVGDHLITVEHAYTHFSVSLMVHHCRYLGGEPQPLECEEIHWVSLADLDQYPFPKANLQIIEALRQHVASVP
- a CDS encoding DUF3598 family protein translates to MRTQWESLLQNLGQWQGSFMRLSAQAELLEDIPSLVSLEGLNDNNTIRQTVRRFLPDAAGKLEPQDKVFEYSSLNRATLFFENGAFSQGSIQLAPFAEFGAEFGFIEGERRLRLVQLFNPDGELQGFTLIREKQLDTNVSERPALRVEDLLGEWHGEAVSLYPDLRSPETYPTKLRLEREGDQLSQQLTYPGGEINSTARIEGNILRFEQGSQPIQVLLLPDGASSTTPLRVKVGQPLFLEAGWLRQYNIRQRMVRSYDTRGGWTSLTLVTEHRRN
- a CDS encoding GAF domain-containing protein; translation: MSTLYPGGSLVSFSQGAYGSLTLNEKISQLPSTEFAGILDQMTRELEHFQRAIEFIGHEELDNLLGQILEAFTLKIGKILKAERVTIFLVDRERGELTSKVAEGTTDGIRIPYNAGIAGYVACTGDCLNITDPYSDPRFNREIDDKHNFKTRSILCMPIFSKSDPDVLNVPGEANQPDSHPVPGLVAVAQLINKIGDDYFVQEDEEEFSSFAHKIGVILESCQAFYMAARAQRGFQALMQATLSLSQQGLDLNKTLDTVIEEARKLMKADRGTLFLLDEEHQQLWAPRARDQAGNLFEIRIPHNAGIAGHVASTGETLNIADAYADSRFDPSTDNRSGYHTRNILCMPVFSSTAQTKNGRKKVVAVTQLLNKENGPFTNADEELLSTFSIQAGVALENAQLFETIKQEKQYQLDILGSLSDAVISTDKQGYIETVNPSASELLGLKNETTIGLSIAEVIELRTNDGQVSTILDTWFAADPDTRIRQYHPEQTLGTRSVHVTLSPLKTTQGRVRGGLVVMEDFSQEKRMKTALVRYVSQSVADQLLKQGADALMKGERRTVTVLFSDIRDYTRLTETMGPDEVVSMLNAYFDRMVDAVMLEEGTLDKFIGDAVMAVFGAPLAMADHACRAVKAALRMRAHLREFNQERVQAGKCPIRIGIGLSSGEVVSGDIGSQKRTQYTAIGDGVNLSSRLESASKNYGCDIVLSEYTYQDCKDIVQVRELDRLVVKGKTQAVTIYELLGAPGEPLSKPAVFLDAYFDARQLYLRRQFDQAIQAFEQAQPLCPEDKTVKLYLDRCQYFLANPPSEDWQGEWIMTGK
- a CDS encoding J domain-containing protein, giving the protein MNSTIRIERGLPQFDVPDHYAVLGLPITSDPARIRKRYLKIAKGLHPDSFGSSDAATKDFASQLFSKLVSPAYQVLTNERERTEYGAMMRLLAQRLQRDPSGLLVRSEAALELQRLAQRSSIIDNPYEEAVGTASSKLYDSLDTALELVANLSELNLVFLLSREGTPAVRSSNKQDLDQPPVPVKSERVNYASRHFERAKSYILKRQWQEAVQELRDALKIEPENSAFHAQLGFVYMQQSLAGMARISFQKALRINPNEPLALKHLPDVSGGTTSRSSAAGTSAKGKTTPRKGDSGKGGGLFGGLFGKK
- a CDS encoding inositol monophosphatase family protein gives rise to the protein MGSIKADSSPLAPQGDQLQVLLDIATEAALSAGAVLQSYWGELREIEDKGKPDNIVTEADKAAEVEVLRVLERHVPDHQILAEESGSLGNAESPFLWAIDPLDGTTNFAHQYPFSAVSVGLLFQGEPLVGVIFDPFHNELFRAATGLGASCNRRPIQVSQTRQLERSLLVTGFAYDRRETVDNNYAEFCHFTHLTQGVRRGGSASIDLAYVACGRLDGYWERGLAPWDMAAGVVLVREAGGLVSAYDGGVLELGTGRILASNRHLHQLMSVELGKVRPLTQNFPFEP
- a CDS encoding superoxide dismutase produces the protein MTYELPPLPYDYKALEPYISSGTLEFHHDKHHAAYVTNYNKLVQDAGLAEHPIEEVIKVSFKDPSKAGIFNNGAQAWNHTFYWSSMKPGGGGTPTGPLADKINADFGSFDKFKEEFKAAGATQFGSGWAWLVLDNGTLKVTKTLNAENPIAQGQTPLLTMDVWEHAYYLDYQNKRPDYIATFLDNLINWEFATANFTAA